AAAAGAAGGTGCCTATGGAGTTAGCAAAGGGGATGGGAACCACCATAGGAGCATCCCACGGCTGGGTAGCAACTTTGAAAAATGGGATCATTCGTCTTCAAGATGACCTCGACCCCTATGCGTCGTATACAGACCCAAAACGCATTCCTCTGCCTCCTCTTGTAACTCTGCCTCATTGCCAAACCCAAATCGTAACCAACATAGCAATGTCCTCTTCCTCTCCAGAGGATGAAGACTGCATCGTGGCTGTCAAGTTCTTGGGACCTCAGCTAAGCTTGTGTAGGCCTTCTCAGGGAGATTGCAAGTGGAGCAACATCAGAATCACAGACCCCAGCTTCTTCTCCTCCCATGTAATGTACTCCAAGAGAGATGGCATGTTCTCCATGCCCGCTGCTGGAGGAAACTACACAGCATCGTGTGATCTTGGGAGACACGTGAACGAACCAAAGATTCAGATGCTGTCGTACCCGAAACAACGCGTGTTTGAAGACCTGTATGTAAAGAGCACGGGTACGTTTATCGAGAAAGAGTTTCTGAGAAAGTTCGACTGGAAGCACTCGGACTGGTCATGCAGGATGGAGCACTACTTGGTGGAGTCGTCACACACAGGTGAGACGTTTCTGGTGAAATGGTCTAAAGATATCAACCCACAAGACAGGAGAAGTGAATTGGACCTATTCCTTGTGTTGAGAATAGACGAGGAAGGAAACGCTGTTTATACTAAAGACTTTGGAGGTGAGTGCATTTTCATCTCTAAGGCTGAATCTTTTTGTCTCCCGGCATCTTGTTTAAATGACAAGAGACCAAACTGCATCTATCATTTAAGCGACACGAGTTTTGGAATAAGTTGCATGGATGATGATTGGAAAGAGAGGGGGTGGAGACCTAGCTTTCCCAGGCCCTTTTTGGTTCCCACCAAAGCTAGACTCCAAAGGTAAACGTATCCTTTCATCTGGTATTCAATATCAAGTGTAATAAAATTATGCTGTTTCATTTGATTTCTTGTTGgccttcgttttttttttgaatctattTAAATATACCATTCCAAAAGTATTTATCCTTATTTTCCGCTTTACTGATCGATACTTGTCTTGATGTCACAAAAATTTAAGGCTGGGTATGATTAAAgaaccaaaaaagaaaactttcttGATCCGTTCTTTTGTTTGCTTCACAAGTTTcttaaattttcaattaaacaagaacagcctcctcctcctccttgtaATGAATTTGAAGTGTTCTTTTGGTTCACATCAACCATGTCCTTTAATAACTTAAGTGTCAAAGTTTCTTTGGCGCTGGTCTTATTAGTGAACATCACTCCAAACACACGTCAGTTTTGTCGCTCCTTTTCTCTGCCTAGAGGGTGTGTAATCTGATCTCTCAGCGTCCCTAAAACATGTACAAGGGACAAAAAGAGATTCTATTCCCTCACACACGTCATATACGTAAGTCTTTCCAGTGTTAATTGGACCTGAAATTTGCTACTGTTAGCTCTGGACTCATATGCAATAAGCTCAATTACAAAGATAAATTTCGACCCGAATCACAAAACTattagtagtagtagtagtaccTGACTGAGAAGCATCCAAAAAACTCATCAAGGTCAAAAAGTTTCAGTTAATACCACGTGAGAGGCTCAAGTAACTTCTTGTGTAGTTCAAGAAACGCCATAAAGCTTTGCTAGACGAGCGGAAGCAAGAATGCATGTGCCGAGTTCACCTGGTATCAAAGACATCATGCAAGAAAACACGTCAGTTTTGtcaccaacaacaacaataataacgTCGCCTGAACTTCTTTCTCTGTATGCATCATCTGCAAAGATAGTGATAATCACAAAGGAGACGATTAGATcataaaaaaacaagaacataTTAATGTTTACTGAAAAATCTAATATGTAACTTGGGATCAGACTCAGGAATTTTTCTCTGCAGATCAGTTATATTTGTGTGGCTATTGAGAACCAAACCGACCTTTTCAagtaaaaatatgatatgttttCAGTGTTAAAGTAAACTGATCCTTTCATATTCAATGTTATAATAATATGATATGTTTAATTGATTTCTTTCTCTTTGGTTATCCAtgcatttttgtgattttggcacgAAAATTTGATTTAGTGATAATTTCGGCCAgaaacctctttttttttgtggtcaGTGGAAAAATTCTATTTTGCAGTTTTGAGGAGAAACCTTGATTTTGCGGCTTTTAATGGCAAAAtttgattttgcggttttggcgagaaaactttCGATTTTGACGTGAAAacttaatttttgcattttcgATGGGAAAACtcgttttgtgattttggcggaGAGcggaaaatttgtattttttttttgtgattttgccAGGTAAacttgattttgcggttttggcgagaaaacataagtttcatttttactgagaaaacaaatttttcagttttgacgggaaaatagTTTTTGGAGGGTTTTGCAAAAACTAGTTTTCTAATTTAGGgggaaaattttgattttgcgATTTTTGTGAAAAACTTGTTTTACGGTTTTGTCGAGAAAActtgttttgcggttttggcaacaaaatttttattgcgAGAAATTTGAGTTTATAGTTTTGGCAAGAAACCTGATTTTGCGGTTCTGGCgagaaaacgtttttttttgcgAGTTTGACtagaaatttcatttttacagttttggagGAGAAACtcgtttttgtgattttggcgagaaaacttgattttgacggaaaaattcatattttttttacgttttgattggaaattttgtttttttttttgtgatatttGGCAGGAAAACTCTATTATGGGGGTTTTTGCGGAAACTCATTTCTGCGGTATTGACGAGAAAACtcattttgcagttttggcggaaaactgaTTTTACAGCTTTGACGAGAAATCTCCATTTTATGGTTTGGGGGGAATTAATTTACGGTTTTGaagagaaaacacatttttgcggGTTTGATAGGAAAACACGGTTTGacgttgtttaaaaaaaatttaattttgttatttttgcaattttgtGATTTAGCCGCATTATTCGTGTTTATAACTCTAGTTGAAAAATTAGTTTTTCGATTTATTGGAAAATTTCAATTTTGTCATTTTAgtggaaaattttgatttttcgtTTCTGTACGAATAACACGATTTTCAATCTTactgaaaaataattttgtacaatcgaacaaaattaataattaacatAATTTTGTACAATCGAACACCACCAACGACCACCAATGTCGGCAATCAAAACAATAAACCAATCATCGCTAATACTCCTAAAAAACGGGTCTCTTTTGAAGAAATGCAGGAGCGCAAGCGTAAAGGTTTATGCATGTTCTGTGACGAAACATTCACACCAGGACATCAACTCAAGCACCGGCGTGCTGAGTTCTTACTCTTGGAAGCTGATACAGAGTTCGACGAAGAAATTGCGCTAGAGGAACAGATACGAGAAACAACCCTCGCAGATGATCAAGACGACGACAAGGTCCCTACTATCTCTGTACACGCCCTAAACGACTGTCCGACGTTCAATTGTATGCGTCTAATGGGACAATATGGGAAAAGGAAGCTGCACATCTTGATCGACCCGGGAAGTACTCATAATTTCCTGGACATACAAATCCCTAAAGGCTTGGGATGCTCATTGATTCCAACCAAGCCGATGGCTGTAGTTGCAGCAAGCGGAGATTTG
The window above is part of the Brassica napus cultivar Da-Ae chromosome C3, Da-Ae, whole genome shotgun sequence genome. Proteins encoded here:
- the LOC106378935 gene encoding uncharacterized protein LOC106378935; the protein is MSHHLRRLKPSFGVSHLTAASSRSFSNCIFKVKPCGTTVRDGDVGYLAIYSYVDKLIDCTQKKVPMELAKGMGTTIGASHGWVATLKNGIIRLQDDLDPYASYTDPKRIPLPPLVTLPHCQTQIVTNIAMSSSSPEDEDCIVAVKFLGPQLSLCRPSQGDCKWSNIRITDPSFFSSHVMYSKRDGMFSMPAAGGNYTASCDLGRHVNEPKIQMLSYPKQRVFEDLYVKSTGTFIEKEFLRKFDWKHSDWSCRMEHYLVESSHTGETFLVKWSKDINPQDRRSELDLFLVLRIDEEGNAVYTKDFGGECIFISKAESFCLPASCLNDKRPNCIYHLSDTSFGISCMDDDWKERGWRPSFPRPFLVPTKARLQR